One genomic window of Lepeophtheirus salmonis chromosome 5, UVic_Lsal_1.4, whole genome shotgun sequence includes the following:
- the LOC121117195 gene encoding DNA-binding protein Ewg, giving the protein MDSGIPLGTTTSLDGNAMIVTSHLDMSDDEDEEMLLSPESETYDDQNMMDQINDEIASQLASAGPTGVAAAAAISSTKRRKRSHTFETNPSIRKRQQTRLLRKLKTNIEEFSLRVGQQAVILIATPGKQQNNFRVFGAKPLEDVIKNLRAIVMNELETALAHHTPPQPPEDPTLHGLPPLVVEGIPTPVEKMTQAQLRAFIPLMLKYSTGRGKPGWGKDATKPVWWPDGVPWANVRMDARKEDDKQKVSWTHALRQIVINCYKYHGRDDLLPSFDGEDDNNEEDKNDIDEERLVTTNTTASSMMNQYSTTMVQTISNSDGTVSIIQVDPSNPVIALPDGSTAQVQTVTQIDQNQLRLHSTKNEGSPSGETEETHTIELTTTPSGDLQTQDGHILITSDDGHTYPVSVGGIITVPVSANMYQAVVTNMQNGEGTLLGGPIQITPSTNLRGIVTKVDPGPSLTITPVENSSTQEANSSPSQFISRKMQN; this is encoded by the exons ATGGATTCGGGTATTCCTCTTGGTACAACCACCTCTTTAGACGGAAATGCTATGATCGTCACCTCTCACTTGGATATGTCAGATGATGAAGATGAGGAGATGCTTTTATCTCCTGAGTCCGAGACTTATGATGATCAAAATATGATGGATCAAATCAATGATGAAATTGCTTCACAACTTGCATCTGCGG GACCCACTGGAGTTGCAGCCGCTGCTGCTATATCCAGCACAAAAAGACGAAAAAGATCTCATACTTTTGAAACGAATCCATCAATTAGAAAACGACAACAAACAAGACTTCTCCGAAAACTAAAA acGAATATTGAAGAATTTAGTCTTCGAGTTGGACAACAGGCTGTCATTCTCATTGCTACTCCAGGGAAGCAACAAAACAACTTTCGAGTATTTGGAGCGAAACCACTTGAAGATGTAATAAAAAACCTTCGTGCTATTGTTATGAACGAACTAGAAACAGCGTTAGCGCATCACACTCCTCCTCAACCACCAGAGGATCCAACATTACATGGACTGCCACCATTAGTTGTTGAAGGGATACCTACTCCTGTTGAAAAGATGACACAGGCACAGTTGAGAGCCTTTATTCCATTGATGTTAAAATATTCTACAGGAAGAGGAAAGCCAGGTTGGGGTAAGGACGCAACGAAGCCTGTTTGGTGGCCTGATGGTGTTCCATGGGCTAATGTACGAATGGATGCTCGGAAAGAAGATGATAAACAAAAGGTTTCTTGGACTCATGCTCTAAGGCAAATCGTCATAAATTGTTACAAGTATCACGGAAGAGATGATCTACTTCCGTCATTTGATGGAGAGGATGATAATAATGAAGAGGATAAGAATGATATTGATGAAGAAAGACTAGTCACTACAAATACCACTGCTTCATCtatg ATGAATCAATACTCAACAACAATGGTTCAAACCATTTCAAATTCCGATGGAACCGTTTCAATCATTCAAGTTGACCCATCTAATCCAGTCATAGCGCTTCCGGATGGCTCAACAGCCCAAGTTCAAACAGTCACACAAATAGATCAAAACCAATTACGCCTACATTCCACTAAAAACGAAGGATCTCCAAGTGGAGAAACAGAAGAAACTCATACCATTGAATTAACCACAACGCCTTCAGGTGATCTTCAAACTCAAGATGGACATATCTTGATAACAAGTGATGATGGGCATA CATATCCAGTTTCCGTTGGTGGTATCATCACCGTTCCAGTGTCAGCTAATATGTATCAAGCAGTAGTCACAAATATGCAAAACGGTGAGGGAACATTACTTGGTGGTCCAATACAAATTACTCCTTCTACTAATCTACGTGGCATAGTAACTAAAGTTGATCCAGGTCCTTCCTTAACAATCACTCCTGTGGAAAATTCATCAACTCAAGAGGCAAACAGCTCCCCATCACAATTTATAAGTaggaaaatgcaaaattaa
- the LOC121117193 gene encoding U3 small nucleolar ribonucleoprotein protein MPP10 codes for MDGILEDTLLHFNEVTKKPVRYLKKDQSLFSELKQSVKALYDGVKAFEEESLQEDDNSTLDKLIADEFDEEQIWAGVQLQNGFKLDKWIKEITGIKLGVQLGKRASVLLGDEVPLKRKALEDSLSEDDTSDESGTTKTPRVKKVSFSIEDEVSFDESDDEDEEDDQEAEISEDPDISESEEDDIPNENVKDDEESEIFNDPDFQNMSDSDGDDLPLFENVETDDEDEEKEDDSVEETEAEKRTREMDTKANEYLANAMKNIKTRSSEVDDEFFKLSEMEQFLEMEDKRFTDQKTGKYDEKSHHPVDMFEENEEDAMKENNQIMYSDYFQNESISHENEVLKASGKKERKVLKQDDSENKPLNIFEYDDDSSDNEATNKSSHEQRQERLKKKIEKLENAAIKEKEWQMTGEASATSRPENSLLQDHLDFDTVAKQAPIITEEVSKTLEQLILQRIKDKSWDDVERKVKPVKDPYEYKKKLMLDQEKSKFSLAEIYEKEYLQQQGKLSQEKEKVSILDKDDMEIPKEVEDIQKRMNSLFAKLDVLTHYHYVPKTLSAEIKVIKNKSTLQMEEVAPIGVSEETLLAPQEIADKSKNCEIGKDERTDTDKKRERRKKKHVQKLKAERQEKLVQNINPGLGNKYAKEKALKTLKDAEKKGHNVKILSNDSSSVKSSSSFFDKLQNEVKKGIESKKTSSRSVSKNKKKSSQFKL; via the exons ATGGACGGAATTCTGGAGGATACTCTACTCCATTTCAATGAAGTTACGAAAAAGCCGGTTCGATACTTGAAAAAAGATCAATCTCTATTCTCAGAGCTGAAACAATCGGTTAAAGCCCTCTATGATGGAGTTAAAGCTTTTGAGGAGGAATCACTGCAAGAAGATGACAATTCG ACTTTGGATAAATTAATCGCTGACGAATTTGATGAAGAACAAATTTGGGCTGGAGTTCAGcttcaaaatggttttaaacTTGATAAATGGATTAAGGAAATAACGGGAATTAAATTAGGGGTTCAACTAGGGAAACGAGCAAGTGTCCTTCTGGGAGATGAGGTACCTCTCAAAAGAAAGGCTCTTGAAGACTCCCTGAGTGAAGATGACACCTCAGACGAATCGGGGACTACGAAAACGCCACGTGTGAAAAAAGTATCCTTTTCCATTGAGGATGAAGTTTCATTTGATGAGAGTGATGATGAAGACGAGGAGGACGATCAAGAGGCTGAAATATCAGAAGATCCCGACATTTCAGAGTCGGAAGAGGACGACATACCAAATGAAAATGTTAAAGATGACGAAGAATCAGAGATATTCAATGATCCAGACTTTCAAAATATGTCAGACTCTGATGGGGATGATTTACCTCTTTTCGAAAATGTTGAAACCGATGATGAGGATGAAGAGAAGGAAGATGATTCTGTGGAAGAGACTGAGGCCGAAAAAAGAACAAGAGAAATGGACACAAAAGCAAATGAATATTTGGCCAATGCCATGAAGAATATCAAAACGCGTTCATCTGAGGTGGatgatgaattttttaaattgagtgaGATGGAACAGTTTTTAGAGATGGAGGATAAGCGGTTCACTGATCAGAAAACGGGAAAATATGACGAAAAAAGTCATCATCCTGTTGATATGTTTGAAGAAAACGAGGAAGATGccatgaaagaaaataatcaaatcatgTATTCTGATTACTTTCAAAATGAGTCTATAAGTCATGAAAATGAGGTGTTAAAAGCGAGTGGTAAGAAGGAAAGGAAAGTCTTAAAACAAGATGATAGTGAAAACAAGCcattaaacatatttgaatatgatgaTGATTCTAGTGATAATGAGGCTACAAATAAAAGTAGTCATGAACAACGCCAAGAaagactaaaaaagaaaattgagaaACTTGAAAATGCAGCTATTAAAGAAAAGGAATGGCAAATGACGGGGGAAGCATCTGCAACAAGTCGCCCCGAAAATTCTTTGTTACAAGATCATTTGGACTTTGATACTGTCGCAAAACAAGCTCCAATCATAACTGAAGAAGTTTCAAAAACATTGGAGCAGTTAATTCTTCAAAGGATCAAGGATAAATCCTGGGATGATGTTGAAAGGAAAGTTAAACCTGTTAAAGATCCCtatgaatacaaaaagaaactcatGTTAGACcaggaaaaaagtaaattctcACTTGCTGAAATTTACGAAAAGGAGTATCTTCAACAACaag GAAAATTGAGTCAAGAGAAGGAAAAAGTCAGTATACTTGACAAGGATGATATGGAAATCCCTAAGGAAGTAGAAGATATTCAAAAGCGTATGAACTCATTATTTGCCAAATTAGATGTTTTAACGCACTATCATTATGTTCCCAAGACATTGTCTGCTGAAATTAAggttattaaaaacaaatctaCCCTTCAAATGGAAGAAGTCGCCCCTATTGGCGTTAGTGAAGAAACTCTATTAGCTCCTCAAGAAATTGctgataaatcaaaaaattgtgaaatcGGGAAAGATGAAAGAACAGATACCGACAAAAAGAGAGAGCGAAGGAAGAAGAAACATGTTCAAAAGCTCAAAGCCGAAAGACAAGAAAAATTAGTTCAGAATATAAATCCTGGCTTAGGTAATAAATATGCTAAGGAAAAGGCTCTAAAGACATTAAAAGATGCAGAAAAGAAAGGACACAATGTTAAGATTCTTTCTAATGATTCAAGCAGTGTTAAATCCTCCAGTTCGTTCTTTGATAAACTTCAAAATGAAGTTAAGAAAGGAATTGAATCTAAAAAGACTTCATCTCGCTCTGTcagtaaaaataagaagaaatcaTCCCAATTTAAACTTTAG
- the LOC121117191 gene encoding ribonuclease H2 subunit A isoform X1, with translation MNVSAYTKNQDRNLILESDIPFICKSKPCLLGIDEAGRGPVLGPMVYGTVFCPIEKSQDLKDLGVDDSKVLKEEAREELWSKLLENQEKLGIAWILHVLSPLEISKGMLKRSKYNLNTLSHDTAIALIQRALTGGARISQVYVDTVGPPEKYQAKLQEIFPGIQITVAKKADSLYPCVSAASIGAKIARDKCLNNWDHGDYPLANPGPWGSGYPGDPVTKKFLADNIHPVFGFPSIVRSSWKTADNLCQTKAIQMKFEEIDPEEDVILKNNPSVKNYFVSIPDTKRKNDAFQSHQFFKNRNLIIPTEF, from the exons ATGAACGTATCAGCATATACAAAAAATCAAGATAGGAATCTTATCTTGGAGTCGGATAttccttttatttgtaaatCTAAACCTTGTTTACTAG GAATTGATGAAGCTGGAAGAGGCCCCGTACTGGGACCCATGGTGTATGGCACTGTTTTTTGTCCCATAGAAAAGAGTCAAGACCTCAAGGATTTGGGTGTGGACGACTCCAAGGTTCTAAAGGAAGAGGCTAGAGAGGAGTTGTGGTCCAAGTTATTAGAAAATCAAGAGAAATTGGGCATTGCTTGGATACTCCATGTTTTGAGTCCTTTGGAAATTTCCAAGGGAATGCTTAAAAGGTCCAAATATAACCTCAATACTCTTTCCCATGATACTGCCATTGCTTTAATTCAACGTGCACTTACTGGAGGAGCTAGAATATCCCAAGTGTATGTGGATACG GTGGGTCCTCCCGAAAAATATCAGGCAAAACTCCAAGAAATATTTCCAGGAATACAAATTACAGTAGCCAAAAAGGCCGACTCACTATATCCTTGCGTATCCGCTGCATCCATTGGCGCCAAAATCGCACGTGATAAGTGTTTGAACAATTGGGATCATGGGGACTATCCTTTAGCAAATCCAGGTCCATGGGGATCTGGTTACCCCGGCGATCCAGTTACCAAAAAATTTCTTGCAGATAATATTCACCCTGTCTTTGGGTTTCCTTCCATTGTACGATCAAGTTGGAAAACGGCCGATAATCTCTGTCAAACAAAggcaattcaaatgaaatttgaagaGATTGACCCGGAAGAGGATGTAATACTGAAGAACAATCCATCTGTGAAGAACTATTTCGTTTCCATTCCTGATACAAAACGAAAAAATGATGCATTTCAATCtcatcaatttttcaaaaatcgaaATTTGATTATTCCTACTGAATTTTAA
- the LOC121117194 gene encoding DET1- and DDB1-associated protein 1, giving the protein MPSTPVSDFLKNLPSRNRDNFTRISSDSGPVGGGHQSVRRSTVYVPTKDFPSEQIIITEKTNILLRFLHQQWDKKAGQKRREASDAAGGIGQNDLSERKKARLDSPVVGVNNINNTPSQPPPPPPPSSLNRYHEI; this is encoded by the coding sequence atgcccTCGACTCCTGTGAgcgattttttaaagaatcttcCATCCCGGAACCGTGACAATTTCACTCGAATCAGTTCAGATAGTGGCCCTGTGGGTGGAGGGCATCAAAGTGTACGTCGAAGCACCGTCTACGTCCCCACTAAAGACTTTCCTTCTGAACAAATTATCATCACGGAGAAAACGAATATTTTGCTTCGCTTCCTTCATCAGCAATGGGATAAAAAGGCAGGTCAGAAGCGAAGAGAAGCCTCTGATGCTGCTGGAGGAATTGGACAAAACGATCTATCGGAGAGGAAAAAAGCCAGACTCGACTCACCTGTCGTGGgtgtgaataatattaataacaccCCTTCCCAGCCTCCACCTCCACCACCTCCGTCATCGCTCAACAGATATCATGAAATCTAG
- the LOC121117191 gene encoding ribonuclease H2 subunit A isoform X2: MVYGTVFCPIEKSQDLKDLGVDDSKVLKEEAREELWSKLLENQEKLGIAWILHVLSPLEISKGMLKRSKYNLNTLSHDTAIALIQRALTGGARISQVYVDTVGPPEKYQAKLQEIFPGIQITVAKKADSLYPCVSAASIGAKIARDKCLNNWDHGDYPLANPGPWGSGYPGDPVTKKFLADNIHPVFGFPSIVRSSWKTADNLCQTKAIQMKFEEIDPEEDVILKNNPSVKNYFVSIPDTKRKNDAFQSHQFFKNRNLIIPTEF, translated from the exons ATGGTGTATGGCACTGTTTTTTGTCCCATAGAAAAGAGTCAAGACCTCAAGGATTTGGGTGTGGACGACTCCAAGGTTCTAAAGGAAGAGGCTAGAGAGGAGTTGTGGTCCAAGTTATTAGAAAATCAAGAGAAATTGGGCATTGCTTGGATACTCCATGTTTTGAGTCCTTTGGAAATTTCCAAGGGAATGCTTAAAAGGTCCAAATATAACCTCAATACTCTTTCCCATGATACTGCCATTGCTTTAATTCAACGTGCACTTACTGGAGGAGCTAGAATATCCCAAGTGTATGTGGATACG GTGGGTCCTCCCGAAAAATATCAGGCAAAACTCCAAGAAATATTTCCAGGAATACAAATTACAGTAGCCAAAAAGGCCGACTCACTATATCCTTGCGTATCCGCTGCATCCATTGGCGCCAAAATCGCACGTGATAAGTGTTTGAACAATTGGGATCATGGGGACTATCCTTTAGCAAATCCAGGTCCATGGGGATCTGGTTACCCCGGCGATCCAGTTACCAAAAAATTTCTTGCAGATAATATTCACCCTGTCTTTGGGTTTCCTTCCATTGTACGATCAAGTTGGAAAACGGCCGATAATCTCTGTCAAACAAAggcaattcaaatgaaatttgaagaGATTGACCCGGAAGAGGATGTAATACTGAAGAACAATCCATCTGTGAAGAACTATTTCGTTTCCATTCCTGATACAAAACGAAAAAATGATGCATTTCAATCtcatcaatttttcaaaaatcgaaATTTGATTATTCCTACTGAATTTTAA